One part of the Quercus lobata isolate SW786 chromosome 7, ValleyOak3.0 Primary Assembly, whole genome shotgun sequence genome encodes these proteins:
- the LOC115951815 gene encoding uncharacterized protein LOC115951815, producing the protein MATTNNVQGDELRPTTLERQVQTLMATVECLTKQNQDLQEQLRQKNAAMGTQGENQEGTNAERRDQEGPEGSNAPSRPKRQDMSCPSVTDMAQPHIVTKMQAMKEQMDVMMNALKGRVSSDLDDLVHRTDLPFTTSVNSFPLPPKFRMPQVENYDGNKDPLDHLESFKTLMHLQGVPDEIICRAFPTTLKGPARIWFSRLTPNSISTFKELSAQFASHFIGGHRYKKSTACLISIKQREDETLRSYIACFNKKALSIDEANDKILVAAFTNGLRKGKFLFSLYKNDPKTMSDVLYRATKYMNDEDALLTREKRERQEGTRQDRGQKMARTGDTEQTEATPPVEHQAPTEVLPVKRMA; encoded by the coding sequence ATGGCAACTACCAACAACGTTCAGGGAGACGAGCTGCGACCCACTACCCTGGAGAGGCAGGTCCAAACCCTCATGGCAACAGTGGAATGTCTCACCAAACAGAATCAGGACCTTCAAGAACAGCTACGACAAAAGAACGCCGCTATGGGTACCCAAGGGGAAAATCAAGAAGGTACCAATGCCGAGCGAAGAGACCAAGAGGGGCCGGAAGGTAGTAATGCCCCAAGCAGACCCAAGCGACAAGATATGAGCTGTCCATCTGTCACTGATATGGCTCAACCCCACATTGTCACAaagatgcaggcgatgaaggaacagatggacGTCATGATGAACGCCCTCAAAGGACGGGTGTCCAGTGACCTTGATGATCTGGTCCACCGAACCGACTTGCCGTTCACCACgtccgtcaactccttcccccttcCACCAAAGTTCCGTATGCCGCAAGTGGAAAACTACGACGGAAACAAAGACCCTCTAGATCATTTGGAgtccttcaagaccctgatgcaccttcagggggTACCCGACGAGATCATATGCAGAGCTTTCCCCACCACGCTGAAGGGTCCCGCAAGGATATGGTTTAGCAGGCTGACGCCTAACTCCATCAGTactttcaaggagctaagcgccCAATTTGCTTcgcacttcatcggaggacacAGGTATAAGAAGTCTACAGCATGCTTGATAAGCATCAAGCAGCGGGAAGATGAGACGCTAAGGTCTTACATAGCATGCTTTAACAAAAAGGCGCTTTCAATTGATGAAGCTAACGACAAGATACTTGTAGCCGCTTTCACAAATGGGCTGCGGAAGGGTAAGTTCCTATTTTCACTATATAAGAACGACCCGAAGACTATGTCGGACGTGCTTTACAGGGcaaccaagtacatgaatgATGAGGACGCGCTTCTGACtcgagagaagagagaaaggcaAGAGGGTACGCGACAGGACAGAGGGCAGAAGATGGCAAGAACTGGAGACACTGAACAGACAGAAGCTACACCGCCCGTGGAACACCAAGCACCTACGGAAGTACTACCAGTAAAAAGGATGGCATGA